One region of Carya illinoinensis cultivar Pawnee chromosome 8, C.illinoinensisPawnee_v1, whole genome shotgun sequence genomic DNA includes:
- the LOC122317805 gene encoding putative receptor protein kinase ZmPK1 — translation MKSCLVLSNFLIFISLALIDLEFLPNVTLQHCENECLTTCSCKGFLFVVKADYGGYLCYPKYELFNGQLTPTFEGDLYLRLPKVGFVYSKTLDAAESWLNCTAELGRPVRGTYENKILKLLLWFTTAVGGLEVTCIFLAFFTLFMSSKNSDPVAEGHLLMSRFKRFKFSELKKATRGFVEVIGRGGGGVVSKGILPDKRVAAIKRLDEANQGEAEFLIEVNTIGRLNHMNLIDIWGYCAEGKHRLVVYEYMEHGSLAEKLTSNELDWKKRFDIAVGTAKGLAYLHE, via the coding sequence ATGAAAAGCTGTCTAGTTTTGTCCAACtttctcattttcatttctttggcTTTGATTGATTTAGAGTTCCTGCCTAATGTGACCTTACAACACTGTGAAAACGAATGCCTAACGACGTGTAGTTGCAAAGGTTTCCTATTTGTAGTTAAAGCAGATTACGGTGGCTATTTATGTTACCCCAAGTATGAGTTATTCAATGGACAACTTACACCAACTTTTGAGGGAGACTTGTATTTAAGATTACCCAAAGTTGGTTTTGTCTATAGTAAGACGCTGGATGCCGCCGAATCATGGTTGAATTGCACAGCCGAACTTGGCAGGCCAGTTAGAGGAACGTATGAAAATAAGATACTGAAGCTTTTGCTTTGGTTTACTACTGCAGTGGGAGGCCTAGAGGTAACCTGCATTTTCCTGGCGTTCTTTACCCTGTTTATGAGCAGTAAGAATTCCGACCCAGTTGCAGAAGGACACCTCCTGATGTCTAGATTCAAGCGATTCAAGTTTTCTGAGCTGAAAAAGGCCACACGGGGATTCGTTGAAGTGATTGGACGAGGAGGGGGAGGGGTAGTATCCAAAGGTATACTGCCCGATAAGCGAGTTGCAGCAATCAAAAGACTCGACGAAGCTAACCAAGGAGAAGCTGAATTCCTAATAGAAGTAAATACCATAGGGAGGCTTAACCACATGAACTTGATAGACATCTGGGGTTACTGCGCAGAGGGAAAGCATAGGCTTGTGGTGTACGAGTACATGGAGCATGGATCCTTAGCAGAAAAACTTACTTCTAACGAACTTGATTGGAAAAAGAGGTTTGATATTGCAGTGGGCACTGCGAAAGGCCTAGCTTATTTGCATGAATAG